GCCGGCGGCGAAGATCTTCATCATGGGCGTCGGCGTTGCCGGACTGCAGGCGATCGCCACCGCGCGCCGGCTCGGCGCGGTGGTCACCGCGACGGACGTGCGCCCCGCCGCCAAGGAGCAGGTCGCCTCGCTCGGCGCGAAGTTCATCGCGGTGGAGGACGAAGAGTTCAAGCAGGCCGAGACTGCCGGCGGCTACGCCAAGGAAATGTCGAAGGAATACCAGGCGAAGCAGGCGGCCCTGACGGCCGAGCACATCGCCAAGCAGGACATCGTCATCACCACGGCGCTGATCCCGGGCCGGCCAGCGCCGCGCCTGGTGTCGTCCGCCATGGTCGCTTCGATGAAGCCCGGTTCGGTGCTCATCGATCTCGCGGTGGAGCGTGGCGGCAACGTCGAGGGCGCTGTCCCCGGCCAGGTCGTCACCACGGCGAACGGCGTCAAGATCGTCGGACACCTCAACGTTGCCGGCCGCGTCGCGGCGTCGGCGTCGCTGCTCTACGCGAAGAACCTCTACGCCTTCCTCGAGACGATGGTGGACAAGGCATCGAAACAACTCGCGATCAACCGCGACGACGAACTGGTTAGGGCCACCATGCTGACCGATGGCGGCAAGGTGGTGCATCCGAATTTTGCCGGCGCCATACCTGCGGCCGAGACGCCGGCTGTGCCCGCCAGCGAGCCCGGCGTTGACGCCGCGCCGAAGGCAAAACCCAGGAAAGCCGCGGCGAAGGCGGCAAGTGCCGCCGTCAAGTCGAAGGGGGGTGCGTGATGGAAAAAAGTGCTCTCGAGCAGACGCTCGACCAGCTTGAGAACGCCGTGGCCGCCGTGCGCGCGGCTGCCGAAAATCTCGGGCCAGGGGCTGCCGACGCCGCGGGCGGCGTGGCGCATGCCGTCTCTGGCGGCGCGATCGATCCCTTCGTCTTCCGCTTCGCCATCTTCGTGCTGGCGATCTTTGTCGGCTACTACGTGGTCTGGTCGGTGACGCCGGCGCTCCACACGCCGCTGATGGCCGTCACCAACGCCATTTCCTCGGTCATCGTCGTCGGCGCGCTGCTGGCGGTCGGCATCTCGGCCTCTGGCCTCGCCACGGGCTTCGGCTTCATCGCGCTGGTGCTCGCCTCGGTGAACATCTTCGGCGGCTTCCTGGTCACCCAGCGCATGCTCGCCATGTACAAGAAGAAAGAGAAGTGAGCGCCACACGATGAACGCGAATCTCGCTTCCTTCCTCTATCTCGTCTCCGGCATCCTGTTCATCCTGGCGCTGCGGGGCCTGTCGCACCCGACGACCAGCCGTCAGGGCAACACCTACGGCATGGTCGGCATGGGTATCGCCATCGTCACCACCTTGGCGCTCGCCGTTCCGTCGGTCGGCGGATTCGGGCTGATCGTGCTTGGTCTGGCCGTCGGCGGCGCGGTCGGAGCCGTCACCGCGCGGCGCATCGCCATGACGTCGATGCCGCAGCTGGTCGCCGCCTTCCACAGCCTCGTCGGCCTTGCCGCCGTGATGGTGGCGGCTGCCGCCATGTATGCGCCGGAGAGCTTCGGCATCGGTACGATCGGAGACATCCATAGCCAGGCGCTGGTGGAGATGAGCCTTGGCGTCGCCATCGGCGCGATCACCTTCACCGGCTCGGTCATCGCCTTCCTCAAACTCGACGGCCGCATGTCGGGCAAGCCGATCATGCTTCCGGCCCGCCATCTCATCAACATCGCGCTCGGCGCGGCGCTGGTGGCGCTGATCGTGCTCTTGGTCACAACCGAGAGCTACACGATCTTCTGGCTGATCGTCGTCGCGTCGCTGGTGCTGGGCGTGCTGCTCATCATCCCGATCGGCGGCGCCGACATGCCGGTCGTCGTCTCGATGCTCAACTCCTATTCGGGCTGGGCGGCGGCCGCACTCGGCTTCACGCTCGGCAACCTGGCGCTGATCATCACCGGCGCGCTGGTCGGCTCGTCGGGCGCGATCCTCAGCTACATCATGTGCAAGGGCATGAACCGCTCGTTCATCTCGGTCATTCTCGGCGGCTTCGGCGGTGAGACGGCTGCAGCAGCCGACGACGGCATCCAGCGCACGGTCAAGACCGGCGCTGCCGACGACGCGGCCTACCTGATGATGAATGCCCAGAAGGTCATCATCGTGCCGGGCTACGGCATGGCGGTGGCGCAGGCCCAGCATGCACTGCGCGAGATGGCCGACAAGCTGAAGGCCAACGGCGTCGAGGTGAAATACGCCATTCACCCCGTCGCCGGCCGCATGCCTGGACACATGAACGTGCTGCTGGCGGAAGCCAACGTTCCCTACGACGAGGTGTTCGAGCTGGAGGACATCAACTCCGAGTTCGCGCAGGCCGACGTCGCCTATGTCATCGGCGCCAACGACGTCACCAACCCGTCGGCGCGCGACGACAAGGCCTCGCCGATCTACGGCATGCCGATCCTCGACGTCGACAAGGCGCGCACCTGCCTCTTCGTCAAGCGCAGCCTGGGCTCCGGCTACGCCGGCATCGACAACACGCTGTTCTACAAGGACGGCACGATGATGCTGCTCGGCGACGCCAAGAAGATGACCGAAGAGATCGTCAAGGCCATGGATCACTGATCCATCGCCAGCGTATTAACAACAAAAGCCCGGCCTCGCGCCGGGCTTTTGCTTTCAGTACAAGAGTCAGCCGGCGGTCTTGCGCAGCTCGAAATTGGCGACACCGAGCGCGAAGTTCAGTCCGGCCTGCTGCGTGGTGCTTACCGGCTGAAGGGTGAAACCCTTTCCGGAGCCGCCGACCAGTGCGTTGGCGCCGACGCCGGCAGCGACTGTCGCTTCGCCGGTGACGCCGACATAGTTGCCTTCGAGAGAGCCGGGCTGGTAGGCGTCCGCCTTGGCGGCGACCACGGCCCACTGCATGACGGTGGCGCCGGTCACGCCGACATCCACGCCGAACTTGCTGATCGAGCCGCCATACGTCTCAGGGGGCAGGCTCTTGTCGGCCGGCGTGTAGGTGCAGCGCACTTCCTTGGTCGAGCCGAGGACAAAGCCGACACCGCCCTCGGCAACGCAGTCAAGCCAGCCGACTTCGACGCCGCTCGCAGCGTTTCCGACCAGGGGAACCGTTGAAAAAGCCATTGCGGCCGCCAGTGTGGCAATCAATGTTCTCATCACAAACTCCTTTTCGGCCTCCCTCGCGTCCCCGATTGGGGGAGAAAAGCTTGCAGGCGAGGGATGGTTCCATCACCGGGAGTGTCGGTTCGTTACAAAGACGCCCAGGATCGAGCGGGTGCGACTGTCGGGAAAGGCCTGCGACCCTGCCGGGGAACTCTCAGCCGGGCAGGGCTCTATTCACACGCATGCCGGCGGCGATGCGCACGGCCGCCACGCAGCCAACGAGCGCCAGCGGCACGAAGGCCAGGAAGACCCAGGTGGCGACGGGAGCGGCCGTTTCCCGGCTCAATCCACTGCCGAAGCCCATGACATTCGCGATGATGCCGGTGACGGCGGCCCCGATCGCATAGCCGATGCGCTGCATCGTAGGCACCGCGGAGGAGGCGATGGTGCGTTCTTCCTCCTTCGCAGCGGCGACGATGAGGCGGGTGACGAAGGGCCAGGCTATGCCGAAACCGCCGCCCTGAAGCACGGCGCAGGCCAGCACCAGCCAGGTCGCGCCGGCGGGGACCGAATAGGCGAAGCCGGCGACGCCTCCGGCGATCATCAGCGCCCCGGTGACGATGATGGCGCGTTCGCGATGCGGAGGCGCATTGGCGACGATGATCGACATGATCGACCAGGAGATGGATTCCGCCGCGATGATGTAGCCGGTGGTGAGGATGGGCACGTCGTGCAGCGTCGTGAGAAGAAGCGGCCCGTACACCGTGAATGAGCAGGTGGCGACCGAAAGCGCCGCGACCATGGTCATGCCTGCGCCAAGCGGCGTGCGCCAGTCGAAGAGGCGCGACGGAAACAGCCGCGACCCCGGGTTGCGTGCGTCTATAGCGAAGAAAGCCGCCAGCCCCAGAAGGCCCGCGGCGACCAGCAGCGACGAGCGCACCGGCTGGATGTCCACGCCCGCCACGGCGATCAGCACGATGCTGCACGCCAGCACTGCCAGGACGGCATATGGGAAGGGCGGCAGCGATGCCGCTTCGCTCCTGCGGGTGGTCGCGGCAGGCGCATTCAGTACGATGTAGCTAGCCAAAGCCATCGCAGCGCCGCCTCCGGTGAAGATGCCGAAAGCCCAGCGCCAGGAAAGCGCCTCCGTCAGCACTGCCCCCAGCAACGGCCCGCTGAACGCCGCCACGCCCCAGACGGCCGACATGATGCCGAAAAGCTGCGGCCAGATCCTTGGCGGAAACAGCCTCTCGACGGAGACGAAGGCTAGAGACACCAGCGCTCCGCCGCCCAATCCCTCGACCAGGCGACCGGCGAGGAATACCGGCATCGACGGCGCTGTTGCGCAGATCAGTGCGCCCAGTGCGTAGATGACGGCCGCGAAGGCCATGTTGGAGCGCAGCGGCACATACGACACCAGGCGTCCAGCGGCTGCCCCGGCAACGATCGCGCCCAGTTCGTAGATCGCCAGTGACCATCCGACCAGTTCGACGCCGGAGATCTCGCCCACCATCGCGGGCATGACCGTGGCAACCATCGTCTCGTTGGTGGCGTGCAGCAGGATGCCGAGGCTGACGAAGCAGAAGCGCGCGAGGTCGCCCGTCTCCCACAGCGCGCGCCAATCCGTTCGTTCCGTAGTGGTATCCGACATCCCCAATCCCCTGCTCGAGGCAGACCGAACGAAAATCTGGCTTCAGCCCGCGAGTACGGGCAGGACTTGTAGAACCTCAAGCGGGGTTGAGTTCAAGGTGGAAGCGATGGAAACCTGCCTGGATGGGGTGCCGGCGCAATCACTTGCCGCGGAAGCCGGCCTCGATGTTGTTCCCGTCGGGATCGAGGACGAAGGCGGCGTAGTAGTTCATCTCGGCCGGACCGCGCGGGCCGGGCGCGCCATTGTCTTTGCCGCCATTGGCAAGCGCTGCCTTGTAGAAGGCGTCGACGGTCGCCTTGTCGGGTGCGGAGAAGGCCACATGGATCGGGCTCGCAGACGTCCGGTGACCGGTGCTCCAGAAGCGCGGCCGATCTGTCCCGATCCAGAGGAAGGGGATGGGCTCGTCGGCGCTGCGGACGACCAGGAAGGATGCCTCGCTGTTGTCGATGACGGCAAGGCCGATCGCGTTCATCGCCGCGTCGTAGAAGCGTCGCGCGGCCGCCAGATCAGCTACGCAAAAGCCGAAATGATCGAGCATCGTCCGATCTCCCACGCCTTCGGATGGAACAGGTTCCCCCGCGGGATGAGCGCGGAGAACACGATCGAGCAGGCCGTAGGCTCTTGCGAAGAGCCTATGCGCCGCGTGTGCGTGCCAAGCCGTCGGTCGCCGGCCGATAATTCGGGTCGAGCTGCACGGCCCGCGCGAAGGACTTGGCGGCCCGCGCCTTGTCGCCGCGACGTTCGTAGACCAGCGCCTGGTTTGCCCAGCTCTCGGCCAGGCGGTCGTTCAGCTTGACCGCCATGTTGAAGTCGTCAAAAGCGTTGTCTTCCTGGTTCAGCGCCAGGTAAGAGACGCCGCGGCCGTTGTAAGGCTCGGGCGATTCAGGGGACAGGGAGATGGCCGTCGAGAAATCCTCGATCGCGAACTTGTGCTGCCCCTGGCTCTGGTAGATCAGGCCGCGGCGGTGATAGGCGCGACCGTCGGTCGTATCGAGCTGGATGGCCTTCTGGAAGTCGTTGAAGGCCTGCTGGGTCTGGCCGGCATGGCGGTAGAGGTCGCCGCGACCGATATAGGCCGTATCATAATTCGGATTGATCTGCAGCGCCCGGCCGTAGTCGCTCAGCGCACTTTTCTGGTCGCCGAGATAGCGATGAATGAGCGCGCGGTTGGCGTAGGCCTGATAGAAGTTGGGATTGAGCTCGATCGCCTTGTCGAAATCCTTGAGCGCTTCGCGGTACTTGCCGCCGCGCCCGTAGGCGGAGCCGCGTACGTTGTAGGCCTCCGGGTCGCGAGGATTGCGGCTGACAACCCCAGACAAGGACGAGATGTTCTGCTCGGAGGATTGAGCGATGTCGACGGTCGCCAGGTCGCTGACCGGACTCGCCTGGCAGGCCGCCAGCATCGTCGCCGCGGCGAGCATGACGCCAAGGCTTGCGTGTCTCGCCGTCATTTTCGACTGGGCTGCGGTTGCTCTCATGTCCTGCACTTCTCCCAACGCGACACGAATCCTCGTCGTCGGCCAATTTGCGGCCGATTTAGCCAAAAAGCAAAAAAGGTGGCGGCGATTTCGCAATCGCCCCACCTCTGTCGCTATATCCCGAAAAGGACGAAAACTTGGCGCTATGCGCGCGGTGCCCGAGCAGGCTGAGCGGCCGCGGGACGGGCGCCTGGCAGGAGGCCTTCACGCTGGGCGCGCTTGCGGGCAAGCTTGCGCGCACGGCGCACGGCTTCCGCCTTCTCGCGGGCGCGCTTCTCGGAAGGCTTCTCGTAATGTCCGCGCATCTTCATTTCGCGGAAAATGCCTTCGCGCTGCATCTTCTTCTTGAGCGCGCGAAGCGCTTGGTCGACGTTGTTGTCGCGGACGAGTACCTGCACGTATGCTCCTGTTATCCAGAATTCCGGGGCGACTGGGCCAATTTCACAAGCAGGCAGTGGCGAAACACCCAGCTGCCTCCGCGACGGCAACCATCGCGAATGGAGGCGGCTGATATCAGAATCAGGGCTGCTTGTCCATATCCGATCGCGGTGGAAAGTCGAGTGGCGACGCGGCCGCGTGGACGTGTTGCCAGGGACGCCTCAAAACACGTTGAGCAGACCGGAATCCGCACGTTTGCGCAGGTGCCGGTCGACTGCGTCACGGTCCGCACAATCGTGGAACCGTCCTTGGCAATACTCGCCGAGTTCGATCAGATCCCTGTACATGGGCGAGGTAGGCAAGCGCGCCGCCTTGACCAGGACCGCGCCGAGATATCCGATGTCGAGTTCGTCCTTGGGGAACGTGTCCATGTCGAGCGCGTAACCGAACGAATGGACCGTGTAGTAGGTCCGGTAGGCTGCCGAACGAAGGTCCTGGAGCGCATTGCCGCCATAAGCCTCGTCGACCAGGCTCTTGGTAACGTAGGACTGGTGATCCCCGTATTCGAGCACGATGGAGCCACGCTCCGTGGTGAGCGATCTGATGACGTCCAGATAGTCCCGGAAATCCTGCTGCGTGGCCAGCATCCGGTTGACGTACTCGTCGGTCGGGGCGTCGCCCCCGAAGCTTATCGGCGACAGCGTGTTCTTGGCCAGCAGCGAGTCGACATAGGGGGAGTGCGTGAACATCGTCTTCAGGGTGAACAACAGCGGACCGCCGCCCTTGCGCCTGTGATCGCGGATGAACGCTTCAGCGGCCTTGAAGTAGAAGTCGTCGCGATGCGCGTACTCGCTGGCCCCGATGTCGTCATAGTCGAGGATGGTCTGGAAGCCGATGGACTCCATGAACGCAGCCTCGTTCACGAAGCTGCGTTTCACCGGGGTGAGTGAGACGGTCCGGTAGCCGCATCTGGCAAGAACCTCGGGCAGCGCCCCGCGAACCTTCCCCTCGAGCACCGTGGTGAGATAGGGCGCCTGGACGCCGAAATCGACGCTCGACAGGCCGGACATCACGGAGATCTGTGACACCCAGGTTCCACCCCCGAACGTTTCCACCTGGAGCGGATGCAGCAAGCCGTCGTCCGACAGGAAGCTGTCGTCGAACCTGCCGTCGGTGTGCAATTGGGGAAAGTTCCTGGGATCGGTGTTGCTCTCGCTGAGCACCATGAAGATGTCGGGCCGGTTTCCGGGATCTCCGCATTCGACGGAGTCTTCATAGGGAGGCTGCTGCGGCACGTTGTTCAGCCGGTCGGCGAATTCGCTGCGGCGGAACTGGTACTGCAGGTCGAGCGTCGAGACAAAGAACGAGGTTGCGTTGAAGCCGCCGAGATAGTGGAAATAGCGCGGCTCCATCGGGTCGAGCGGATAGGCAAGGTAGATGCCGAGGGAGGATGCGAGGAGCATCGACGCCCGCTTTCGCCAGCCAGTCGCGCTGCGCGGCTCGAAGACGCCGATCATGGTCACGAACGCCACCGAGAGCAACGCCAGCACGATTACCGGCACGATCAGATAGGCGTAACCCTCCAGAAGGAATCTCATGGCTGCCGGATCTTCGCCGGTGAAGCCGAAATCGAAGACGTGCAGATCGAACCCCTTCATCCGATACTTCACCGTGGAGGCGATGGTGATGATCGACACGGTCGCCATGCCGAAATAGGCGGAAAAGAAGAACTTCCTAGTGATGATGAAGAGAGCGGCGGAGATCGCCGTGATGACCATCGCCACAAAGGGCATGTGGGCGGCCATCTTCTCGAAAGCGTATAGCCCCGCCATCACGATGGCGAAGGCGCCGGCAAGCACGACGGGCCGGCAGAAAAAAGTCACAAGTGATTGAATGATCTTACGCATGGGGATCTAGGGAAAATCGAAATGCGAAAGCGAACAGGTAGCGCCGATTTCCCTTGCCGACGAACGAAACTCATTCTTAACCTTAACGAGCGCGCCTCGAACGGCCGCTCAGCAAGAGATTTCCGGGTCGACAGGCGCGATGCTTTCGCCTAAACGCGCCGCTCCCCGAGACTTTCCCCAATCACTGGACGCGACCATGAAACCGGCTTTTGGCGGCATCGACTTCGGCACGTCGAACTCGACCGTCGGCGTGATCGACAACGGCGCAGTGCGGCTTGCGCCCGTCGAAGGCGCGCATCTGACCATTCCCAGCGCCATCTTCTTCAACTTCGAGGACGGTCATACTTATTTCGGCCGACGCGCCATCGAGGATTACACCCTGAACTCGGAAGGGCGGCTGATGCGATCGCTCAAGAGCGTGCTCGGAACGTCGCTCATCAACGAGAAGACGCGCGTCAAGGCGCGATCTATCCCGTTCAGCGACATCATCGGCATGGTGCTTGGGCATCTCAAGGCATGCCTCGATGAGGCCGTGCAAGCAGATGTCGAGAAGGTCGTGCTGGGGCGGCCAGTGCATTTCGTAGACGAGGATGAGGCCGCGGACAGGCAGGCCCAGGGCGAACTGGAAAAGGCTGCGCGGGAGCAGGGCTTTAAGCACATCGAGTTCCAGTTCGAGCCGATCGCGGCGGCGCTCGACTACGAGCACGGCGTGGAGCGTGAGGAACTCGCCCTGATCGCGGATATTGGCGGCGGCACGTCGGATTTCTCCATCGTGCGCGTTTCACCCGAAGCGCGCCGGCGCGCCGACCGCCGATCGGATGTGCTCGCCAATACGGGCGTGCACCTGGGCGGCACGGATTTCGACCGGCTGCTCAGCATGGCGCGCGTCATGCCCGAACTCGGCTACATGACGCCGACCAAGGACGGAAAGCGCAACCTGCCGGTGTCCTACTTCTTCGATCTGGCGACATGGCAGCGCATCAACTCGCTCTATTCCAACAAGTCGATGACCGACCTCAGGCAGATCCGCTACGACGCGGCGCGACCGGAACTGATCGACCGCATGATCGACATCGTCCAGCACCGGCAGGGCCACGCGCTTGCGGGCCGCGTCGAGCGCGCCAAGATCGACCTTGCCGCAGGCGGAAGTTCGCTACTCGACCTCGATCTGACCGGCGAACGCGTCGACCTGCCGCTCACCGCCGAGATGCTCGACGACGCGATCGGCTCGGCGGTGGAGCGGATCGACGCGACCGTCACGCGCACGCTGGCTGATGCCGGACTGAAGGAAACTGACATAGACACCCTGTTCATGACCGGGGGTTCGACCGGAATCCCCGCCGTGCGGGAGGGCATCGTCAGGCGCCTTCCGCGGGCGCGGCTGGTCAAGGGTGACGTGTTCGGCAGCGTCGGGCTCGGGCTCGCGCTCGATGCGCAGCGCAAGTTTGCATAGCAGCGCGGCCGACTACTCGGCCGCGGCGCGCTCAGCCTCGACGTCGTCGGGAGCGTCAGGATCGCCCGGCGCCGTCTCGCAGCCGAGATCGGGGAAGGCGAGAACCCGCTTGCCGTGGAAGTCGGTGCGCAGCACGAGAAGGCCACGCTCCTCATAATATGCGATGAGTCGGCGCGCACGGCGCGGCGAATGGCTGCCGTAGGTGCGCGCCAGCGTGGCGTCCGACGGGCACGCCTCGCGGTTCATGGCGGCGCGCGCAAGCAGCAGGAAGACGCCCTGTACGTCGTCCGGCAGGGTTTCCGACAGGGTCAGCGCGGTGGCCCACGTCTCGTTGCCGTCATCGCCCCGCTCGACGCCGGCGCGGGCGACAGCCATGCGACGGCGAAACGCCGAGAGGTTCAGGGGTTCGCCCGGCACCCGCCGGATGCGGCAACGGACCAGAAAATCCTGATAGAGAACCGCGTCGGTGCGGAAGGCCGCATCGGCGTCGTCGAGGATTTCGCGCAGCACGGTCTCGATGCCCGCTTCGCGCTCGGCCTCGTCGATGACGGCGAACATCGGCTGCGCGGGCGGCTCCGGCGCGGGCATCGGCCGCGCGAGCTGCGCAAGGATGTCGGCGGTCGGCGTCGGCGGAGGCGGAGGCCGGCGCACGATTGGTCGTGTCGGCTCCTCCGGGCCGGGCGTGAAGATCAGATCGCGCGCGTCCTCGGGCGCCTCGGGCAGCGGCGTCAGCCTGGGGCTGGTCGAGCGCGCCGAGGTCTCGACCGTCCCGATGGTTATCGGCAGCGGACGGCGCGACAAGGCTGGCCCCAGGGCGACGAATTTGCCGCGCGCGAGATCGCGGAACTGTTCGGCCTGGCGCTTGTCCATTCCCAGCAGGTCGGCGGCGCGCGCCATGTCGATGTCGAGGAACGTGCGGCCCATCAGGAAGTTGGATGCTTCGGCCGCGACGTTCTTGGCGAGCTTGGCGAGCCGCTGGGTGGCGATGACGCCGGCCAACCCGCGCTTGCGGCCGCGGCACATCAGGTTGGTCATGGCGCCGAGCGAAACCTTCCTCGCCTCATCCGAGACCTCGCCCGCTGCCGCTGGCGCGAAGAGCTGCGCCTCGTCGACCACGACAAGCACCGGGTACCAATATTCACGGTCGGCGTCGAACATGCCGCCGAGGAACGCGGCTGCCGCGCGCATCTGCTGCTCGGCGTCGAGGCCTTCGAGATTGAGGACGACGGAGACGCGGTGCTGGCGCACGCGACCGGCGATTCGCGTCAGCTCGGCCTCGGTGCGCTGCGCGTCGACCACCTGGTGGCCGAACTTGTCGGCCAGCGTGACGAAATCGCCTTCCGGATCGATGACGCACTGCTGCACCCACGGCGCGCTCTGTTCGAGCAGCCGCCGCAGCAAATGCGACTTTCCGGAGCCGGAATTGCCCTGCACCAACAGGCGGGTCGCCAGCAGTTCCTCGAGATCGAGCTTGGCTGCGGCCCCGCCGTTGGCCGCCCCCATGTCGATGCCAACTTTCATTCAACGTCCTCTATGGAGCGGTCCTTAGCATCGGATCCGCGCGACGGCGAATCGCGGTCGGGGGATTCCCACAAGCGTGATGTCGCACGAAACGGCCGCCGTCGCAGCCACCCAGCCCGCTCCGGCGTCACGTGCGGTTGATCGAGACGCCCCCGTCGGCGAGCAGCGCAGTGCCCGTCGTGAAGCTCGACGCGTCGGACGCGAGATAGAGCGCCGAGGCGGCGATTTCCGCGGGCCTCGCAATCCGCTTCAGGGCATGCAGCCCCTCGACGAAGGCGCGTTCCTCGTCAGTCCGGAAGGTCGCGGCGGGCGTATCGGTGCCGCCGGGCAGCAGTGCATTGACGCGGATGCCATGCGGTCCATACTCTGCCGCCAGCACCTGCGTCAGCCCGATGAGCCCGGCTTTCGCAGCAGCATAGGCCGCCATGCCTGGCATGCCGACTGTATAGCCGACGAAGGTCGAGGTGAAGATCAGGGAGCCGCGGCCGCGCCGCTGCATCGCGGGGATCTGGTGTTTCGCGGCAAGGAAGCAGCTGGTCAGGTTGGTGTCGATCGTGTCGTTCCAGCCTTTCGGCGAAACGGCCGCCGTCTCGCCCATCTCGCCCGTCCAGCCTGCGTTGTTCAAGGCGATGTCGAGGCCGCCATGTTTCTTCTCGGCCAGATCCACCAGCGCCTTGGCGTAGGCCTCGTCTCTGACATCGCCGGCGAGTGCTGCCGCCGTCCCGCCATCGGCCTCGATCTCCGCGACGAGTCTGTCGAGTTCGTCGGCACGCCGGGCCGCGACCACGACAGCGGCGCCGCTGTGCGCGAAAAGTTTCGCCGCCGCCCGGCCGATGCCGGAGCTCGCGCCGGTGACGATCGCGGTCTTGTCGGTGAGATCGAACATTCTCTTGCTCCTCCGCATTTGCGCCGGCCCGCGCCGGCTGATGGAGCGGTGGTCGCAAATCGGCAGAGAGGCAGCCACCCGAAACGCGCTGAGCGTGTAGGCCCCGCCGACAGCAAGACCGGCGCAAAACGGCAACTCCCGTCGCAAACAGCGCAAGGGTGACAATGGCTTTTGGCTAGTGGTACATCACGATCCGACGTCTGACGCGGCGGCCGATCCAGCGAGGCAATCCAACTGCATGCGGAAATATTCGGTATTTGCGATCGCGCGTGAAGCCATGCGCGGCCACAAGGGCTGGGAGGAGCAGTGGTCTTCTCCGGAGCCGCGGGCCGAGTACGACGTTGTCATCGTCGGCGCCGGCGGCCACGGCCTGGCGACCGCGTACTACCTCGCCAAGGAGCATGGCGTCACCAACGTCGCCGTGCTGGAGAAGGGCTGGCTGGGCGGCGGCAACACCGGCCGCAACACGACCATCATCCGCTCGAACTATCTCTATGACGAATCCGCCGCGATCTACGATCACGCGGTAAAACTCTGGGACGGGCTCAGCCAGGATCTCAACTACAACGTCATGTATTCCGCGCGCGGCGTCATGATGCTGGCGCACAATGTCCACGACGTGCAGGTGCTCAAGCGCCACGTTCACGCCAACCGGCTGAACGGCGTGGACAATGAGTGGCTCACCCCCGAGCAGGCACAGGAATTCTGCCCGCCGCTGAACATCTCCAGGAACGCCCGCTACCCGGTCGTCGGCGCCACGCTGCAGCGCCGCGGCGGCACGGCGCGCCACGACGCCGTCGCGTGGGGTTATGCGCGCGGCGCCAGCGACCGCGGCGTCCACATAATCCAGAACTGCGAGGTCACCGGCGTCAGGCGGGGGCCCGATGGCCGCGTCACCGG
This portion of the Mesorhizobium shangrilense genome encodes:
- a CDS encoding MFS transporter, which encodes MSDTTTERTDWRALWETGDLARFCFVSLGILLHATNETMVATVMPAMVGEISGVELVGWSLAIYELGAIVAGAAAGRLVSYVPLRSNMAFAAVIYALGALICATAPSMPVFLAGRLVEGLGGGALVSLAFVSVERLFPPRIWPQLFGIMSAVWGVAAFSGPLLGAVLTEALSWRWAFGIFTGGGAAMALASYIVLNAPAATTRRSEAASLPPFPYAVLAVLACSIVLIAVAGVDIQPVRSSLLVAAGLLGLAAFFAIDARNPGSRLFPSRLFDWRTPLGAGMTMVAALSVATCSFTVYGPLLLTTLHDVPILTTGYIIAAESISWSIMSIIVANAPPHRERAIIVTGALMIAGGVAGFAYSVPAGATWLVLACAVLQGGGFGIAWPFVTRLIVAAAKEEERTIASSAVPTMQRIGYAIGAAVTGIIANVMGFGSGLSRETAAPVATWVFLAFVPLALVGCVAAVRIAAGMRVNRALPG
- a CDS encoding VOC family protein, which gives rise to MLDHFGFCVADLAAARRFYDAAMNAIGLAVIDNSEASFLVVRSADEPIPFLWIGTDRPRFWSTGHRTSASPIHVAFSAPDKATVDAFYKAALANGGKDNGAPGPRGPAEMNYYAAFVLDPDGNNIEAGFRGK
- a CDS encoding Re/Si-specific NAD(P)(+) transhydrogenase subunit alpha, which encodes MGQVIFIPRELDAGEPRVAASPETVKRLIGLGFDVIVEAGAGLGSRILDADYAANGAAIGSARDAGNADVVLKVRRPSEAELKGYKSGAAVIAIMDPYGNDAAVAAMAKAGVTAFAMEFMPRITRAQVMDVLSSQANLAGYQAVIDGAAEYDRALPMMMTAAGTVPAAKIFIMGVGVAGLQAIATARRLGAVVTATDVRPAAKEQVASLGAKFIAVEDEEFKQAETAGGYAKEMSKEYQAKQAALTAEHIAKQDIVITTALIPGRPAPRLVSSAMVASMKPGSVLIDLAVERGGNVEGAVPGQVVTTANGVKIVGHLNVAGRVAASASLLYAKNLYAFLETMVDKASKQLAINRDDELVRATMLTDGGKVVHPNFAGAIPAAETPAVPASEPGVDAAPKAKPRKAAAKAASAAVKSKGGA
- a CDS encoding tetratricopeptide repeat protein; its protein translation is MLAAATMLAACQASPVSDLATVDIAQSSEQNISSLSGVVSRNPRDPEAYNVRGSAYGRGGKYREALKDFDKAIELNPNFYQAYANRALIHRYLGDQKSALSDYGRALQINPNYDTAYIGRGDLYRHAGQTQQAFNDFQKAIQLDTTDGRAYHRRGLIYQSQGQHKFAIEDFSTAISLSPESPEPYNGRGVSYLALNQEDNAFDDFNMAVKLNDRLAESWANQALVYERRGDKARAAKSFARAVQLDPNYRPATDGLARTRGA
- a CDS encoding NAD(P)(+) transhydrogenase (Re/Si-specific) subunit beta, producing MNANLASFLYLVSGILFILALRGLSHPTTSRQGNTYGMVGMGIAIVTTLALAVPSVGGFGLIVLGLAVGGAVGAVTARRIAMTSMPQLVAAFHSLVGLAAVMVAAAAMYAPESFGIGTIGDIHSQALVEMSLGVAIGAITFTGSVIAFLKLDGRMSGKPIMLPARHLINIALGAALVALIVLLVTTESYTIFWLIVVASLVLGVLLIIPIGGADMPVVVSMLNSYSGWAAAALGFTLGNLALIITGALVGSSGAILSYIMCKGMNRSFISVILGGFGGETAAAADDGIQRTVKTGAADDAAYLMMNAQKVIIVPGYGMAVAQAQHALREMADKLKANGVEVKYAIHPVAGRMPGHMNVLLAEANVPYDEVFELEDINSEFAQADVAYVIGANDVTNPSARDDKASPIYGMPILDVDKARTCLFVKRSLGSGYAGIDNTLFYKDGTMMLLGDAKKMTEEIVKAMDH
- a CDS encoding proton-translocating transhydrogenase family protein, with the translated sequence MEKSALEQTLDQLENAVAAVRAAAENLGPGAADAAGGVAHAVSGGAIDPFVFRFAIFVLAIFVGYYVVWSVTPALHTPLMAVTNAISSVIVVGALLAVGISASGLATGFGFIALVLASVNIFGGFLVTQRMLAMYKKKEK
- the rpsU gene encoding 30S ribosomal protein S21, encoding MQVLVRDNNVDQALRALKKKMQREGIFREMKMRGHYEKPSEKRAREKAEAVRRARKLARKRAQREGLLPGARPAAAQPARAPRA
- a CDS encoding DUF992 domain-containing protein, whose amino-acid sequence is MRTLIATLAAAMAFSTVPLVGNAASGVEVGWLDCVAEGGVGFVLGSTKEVRCTYTPADKSLPPETYGGSISKFGVDVGVTGATVMQWAVVAAKADAYQPGSLEGNYVGVTGEATVAAGVGANALVGGSGKGFTLQPVSTTQQAGLNFALGVANFELRKTAG